The Desulfobotulus mexicanus genome has a segment encoding these proteins:
- a CDS encoding CatA-like O-acetyltransferase, producing the protein MKKIDLATYKRRGMFAAFKDRDIPFFSTSSHIDISNLKKIIDDQRCGFFLSISFLITKAVNLVPELRHRVINGELFEFQRIDPGFTVLLEDETFSFCDSRYFEAFEEYRRYSEIKIQEVKECPDQSTGEKHHMFFITSLPWFSFTSIVHPHDRLYGYIPVVSIGKYFQEGERLLLPVGIQVNHALVDGIHVGKFYQHLSDMCECSELWLSV; encoded by the coding sequence ATGAAAAAGATCGACCTTGCCACATATAAGCGAAGGGGAATGTTTGCGGCCTTCAAGGACCGGGACATTCCATTTTTTTCAACTTCAAGCCATATTGACATAAGCAATCTGAAAAAAATTATTGATGACCAAAGGTGCGGTTTTTTTCTGTCCATCAGCTTTCTGATCACAAAAGCCGTCAATCTTGTGCCGGAACTGCGGCATCGGGTCATTAATGGGGAGCTGTTTGAATTCCAAAGGATTGATCCGGGTTTTACAGTGCTTTTGGAAGATGAGACCTTCTCCTTTTGTGATTCCCGGTATTTTGAGGCTTTTGAGGAGTACCGGAGATATTCGGAAATAAAAATTCAGGAGGTGAAGGAATGTCCCGACCAGAGCACCGGGGAAAAACACCACATGTTTTTCATCACCAGTCTGCCATGGTTCAGTTTTACATCCATTGTGCATCCCCATGACAGGCTGTATGGTTACATTCCTGTGGTGAGCATCGGAAAATATTTTCAAGAAGGCGAGAGGCTCCTGCTTCCCGTCGGAATTCAGGTCAATCATGCGTTGGTGGATGGTATCCATGTGGGTAAATTCTATCAGCATCTGTCGGATATGTGTGAGTGTTCGGAGCTTTGGCTGTCCGTATGA
- a CDS encoding methyltransferase yields MKLSSKNRLMPMHQDLFPEDTLFCRIARTVCRAGVLPRKELYEAWEMARRVRRRFRGGRVVDLACGHGLLAQILLILDQTSPSGLAVDTRIPKSAEALFAAMTETWPFLKDRIGFEARDMGEIELIPEDLVVSAHACGCLTDIILTRAVAARTRVAVLPCCHDLETCDTGGLTPWMPPDLAVDAVRALKLRAAGYDIYTAAIPSAITPKNRLLMGEPGASGCP; encoded by the coding sequence ATGAAACTTTCCAGCAAAAACCGTCTCATGCCCATGCATCAGGATCTGTTCCCTGAAGACACCCTTTTTTGCCGCATTGCCCGGACCGTCTGCCGGGCTGGCGTCCTGCCCAGAAAAGAACTCTACGAGGCCTGGGAAATGGCCAGAAGGGTACGACGACGATTCCGGGGGGGAAGGGTGGTAGATCTGGCCTGCGGTCACGGCCTTCTGGCCCAGATCCTGCTGATTCTGGACCAGACATCCCCCTCAGGTCTGGCTGTGGATACCCGGATACCCAAAAGTGCCGAAGCGCTGTTTGCCGCCATGACCGAAACCTGGCCCTTTCTGAAGGACCGGATCGGCTTTGAAGCCCGTGACATGGGAGAAATTGAGCTTATACCTGAAGATCTTGTGGTCTCCGCCCATGCCTGCGGCTGCCTGACTGACATCATTCTGACGAGGGCTGTGGCTGCACGTACCAGAGTGGCCGTGCTGCCCTGCTGCCACGATCTTGAGACCTGTGACACGGGCGGCCTTACCCCATGGATGCCGCCGGATCTGGCCGTGGATGCGGTCAGGGCACTGAAACTCCGGGCGGCTGGATATGACATTTATACCGCTGCCATTCCATCGGCCATTACCCCCAAAAACCGGCTGCTCATGGGAGAACCGGGGGCCTCAGGCTGCCCTTAG
- a CDS encoding restriction endonuclease — translation MESGTPRFHNQVCWARQYLVWEGFISAEKRGVWQLTGKGRDAFLTEEDGRILFKKWVEINTRQRKAKQDAVSSEDAQEKQDDSNGEKTEEPEDEYPHREKLLNVLRKISPDGFERLCKYILRLYGFENVQVTPKGKDGGIDGYGTLKLNPFVSFKVIFQCKRYQGTVSRAQIGDLRNAMLGRADKGIMITTGNFSEDAKREADREGAPPIELIDAETLIEMMEKEEIGLKPRTVYDVDYPFFEKYME, via the coding sequence ATGGAAAGCGGCACGCCCAGATTCCATAATCAGGTCTGCTGGGCAAGGCAGTACCTTGTGTGGGAAGGTTTTATTTCTGCGGAAAAAAGGGGCGTCTGGCAGTTGACCGGAAAGGGAAGGGATGCCTTTCTCACTGAGGAAGATGGCCGGATTCTTTTTAAAAAATGGGTTGAGATCAATACCAGACAGCGCAAGGCAAAGCAGGATGCCGTTTCTTCTGAGGACGCACAGGAAAAGCAGGACGATAGTAACGGGGAAAAAACTGAGGAGCCAGAAGATGAGTATCCCCACAGGGAAAAACTTCTGAATGTACTCAGAAAGATTTCTCCGGACGGTTTTGAGCGTCTGTGTAAGTATATCCTCAGGTTATACGGCTTTGAGAATGTTCAGGTGACACCCAAAGGCAAAGATGGCGGCATTGATGGTTACGGTACGCTGAAGCTGAATCCCTTTGTGAGCTTTAAGGTTATTTTCCAGTGCAAGAGATATCAGGGGACCGTATCCAGAGCCCAGATAGGGGATCTACGTAATGCCATGCTCGGAAGAGCTGACAAGGGAATCATGATCACAACGGGCAACTTCTCAGAGGATGCCAAGCGGGAAGCTGACAGGGAAGGTGCTCCACCCATTGAGCTTATTGATGCTGAAACCCTGATTGAAATGATGGAAAAAGAGGAAATTGGCTTAAAACCCAGAACGGTTTATGATGTGGATTATCCGTTTTTTGAAAAGTATATGGAATAA
- a CDS encoding DUF1566 domain-containing protein → MGKMWISPLKSGAIVFMLCLTWLIMSGDVYASRFLDNGNGTVTDLQTNMMWTSQPIPVGEVGWNRAVSASQSFSISGIGGWRLPEKDELVIFSRALREEPFPSVAWPTCWSGTQDTEVKDNAFYVYMKFSTVYSASMWSSRHCVWPVRASQ, encoded by the coding sequence ATGGGAAAAATGTGGATAAGCCCATTGAAATCGGGTGCCATTGTATTCATGCTCTGTCTGACCTGGCTTATAATGTCCGGAGATGTTTATGCCAGTCGATTTCTGGACAACGGAAATGGGACTGTGACGGATTTGCAGACCAACATGATGTGGACCAGCCAGCCCATACCAGTTGGTGAGGTAGGCTGGAATAGGGCGGTTTCGGCGAGTCAGTCTTTCAGTATCTCAGGCATTGGCGGCTGGAGACTGCCGGAAAAAGATGAGCTTGTTATTTTTTCCCGTGCCCTGCGGGAAGAGCCCTTCCCTTCCGTAGCCTGGCCCACCTGCTGGTCCGGTACGCAGGATACGGAAGTAAAGGATAATGCCTTCTACGTCTACATGAAATTCAGTACTGTTTATAGTGCCAGCATGTGGTCATCCAGACATTGCGTCTGGCCCGTGCGAGCCAGTCAGTGA
- a CDS encoding lipocalin family protein gives MKKLLLLIGFLTLSGCLGMPQSVRPVSDFELNRYLGKWYEIARLDHSFERGLSHVSAEYELRKDGGVRVLNRGFLASENRWKEAEGKAYFVGSTSEGYLKVSFFGPFYGSYVIFGLDHENYQYAFVSGPKTKYLWLLSRTPAVEPEILAKFIEISKAAGFDTDALIFVNHN, from the coding sequence ATGAAAAAACTGCTCCTGCTCATCGGTTTCCTCACACTTAGCGGTTGTCTGGGTATGCCCCAGTCCGTCCGGCCCGTTTCGGATTTTGAGCTGAACCGCTACCTTGGAAAATGGTACGAGATTGCCCGTCTGGATCATTCCTTTGAAAGGGGACTGAGCCATGTCAGTGCGGAGTATGAGTTGAGAAAGGATGGGGGTGTCCGGGTTTTGAACCGGGGCTTTCTGGCATCGGAAAACCGCTGGAAAGAGGCCGAGGGCAAGGCTTATTTTGTGGGCAGCACCTCGGAAGGATATCTGAAAGTCTCCTTCTTTGGCCCCTTTTATGGCTCCTATGTGATTTTCGGGCTGGACCATGAAAACTATCAGTATGCCTTTGTTTCCGGGCCAAAAACAAAGTATCTCTGGCTTCTCTCCCGGACTCCTGCCGTAGAACCGGAAATTCTTGCAAAATTCATCGAAATTTCCAAAGCCGCCGGTTTTGACACGGATGCACTGATTTTTGTGAATCATAACTGA
- a CDS encoding RNA-binding domain-containing protein, whose product MTTFMPYENETTEFKRQLTDSLEKEVVAFLNSGRGGDIYIGVEDDGTIVGVQNPDKLQLAIIDRIRSNILPTTLGFFDVVTTELQGLPVIRIIVARGTEKPYYIKKYGLSPAGAYIRVGTGAQPLTTEMIDRLYASRTRNSLRNIPSPRLNLSFNQLKIYYDEKGFTVNDSFLENLDLYTPDGRLNYVAYLMADQNSVSIKVAKYAGTDKVELMENEEYGYCSLIKATHRVLDKLEIENRTFTKISGRAERFQKRMVDARALREALINAVVHNDFTREVPPVIEFYSDRLSITSYGGLVEGLSMEEFFAGRSMPRNREIMRIYRDLDLVEQLGSGMNRILSAYSPDVFKISDNFLEVCFPIEGTLESSNKGTPDEISEKMTAAQKWGEKYGEKWGENEKAVMECMVQDRKVSISAISDKTGLSTSGVEKILSRFKKRGILRRIGPAKGGYWEIGKTQKESAFSPQLPLLSPYIRRPQ is encoded by the coding sequence ATGACTACCTTTATGCCCTATGAAAACGAGACCACGGAATTTAAGCGTCAGCTAACGGATTCCCTTGAAAAAGAAGTCGTCGCTTTTCTCAATTCAGGCAGGGGCGGTGATATCTATATCGGCGTTGAGGATGATGGAACAATCGTGGGAGTTCAAAATCCCGATAAGTTACAGCTGGCCATCATTGACCGGATACGCAGCAACATTCTGCCGACAACCCTTGGATTTTTCGATGTTGTTACTACAGAACTTCAAGGACTGCCTGTTATCCGTATTATTGTGGCACGGGGAACGGAAAAACCTTACTACATCAAAAAATATGGCCTGTCTCCGGCTGGAGCATATATTCGTGTGGGGACGGGTGCCCAGCCGCTCACCACAGAAATGATTGACCGTCTTTATGCTTCGCGAACCCGTAACTCCCTGAGAAATATTCCGTCTCCAAGGCTGAACTTAAGTTTTAACCAGCTTAAAATTTACTACGATGAAAAGGGGTTTACCGTAAATGACTCCTTTCTGGAGAATCTCGACCTCTACACTCCCGATGGCAGGCTGAACTATGTGGCCTATCTGATGGCGGACCAGAACAGTGTGTCAATCAAGGTGGCAAAATACGCAGGTACAGACAAGGTGGAGCTTATGGAGAATGAAGAGTACGGGTACTGCTCTCTTATCAAGGCAACCCATCGGGTTCTGGACAAGCTTGAGATCGAAAACCGGACCTTCACAAAAATTTCAGGAAGGGCAGAGCGTTTTCAGAAACGCATGGTGGATGCACGGGCTCTGCGCGAAGCCTTGATTAACGCTGTGGTTCACAATGATTTCACACGGGAGGTTCCCCCTGTTATTGAATTTTATTCTGACAGGCTCTCCATCACTTCCTATGGAGGTCTGGTGGAAGGGCTTTCCATGGAAGAGTTTTTTGCTGGCCGCTCCATGCCCCGTAACCGTGAAATCATGCGCATCTATCGGGATCTGGATCTGGTGGAGCAGCTTGGTTCGGGGATGAACCGCATTTTGTCGGCCTATTCTCCCGATGTCTTCAAAATCAGTGACAATTTTCTGGAGGTTTGTTTTCCCATTGAAGGGACTTTGGAATCTTCAAATAAAGGGACTCCTGATGAAATATCGGAAAAAATGACAGCAGCCCAAAAGTGGGGTGAAAAGTACGGTGAAAAGTGGGGTGAAAATGAAAAGGCCGTTATGGAATGCATGGTGCAGGACAGGAAGGTCAGTATTTCAGCCATATCAGATAAAACAGGTCTGAGCACCTCAGGGGTAGAAAAGATCCTTTCCCGGTTTAAAAAACGGGGGATTCTCAGGAGAATCGGCCCGGCCAAAGGCGGATATTGGGAAATAGGAAAAACACAGAAGGAAAGCGCCTTTTCCCCACAACTCCCTCTTTTATCCCCATATATCAGGAGGCCCCAATGA
- a CDS encoding nucleotidyltransferase family protein, whose protein sequence is MEGDRAFGLPDGVLAKIIEAVFACEGVRELLLFGSRAKGNFRTGSDIDLALVGEGLTLKDLNRIRVRLDDLCLPYTIDLVDYGNIQDLRVKAHIDRKGIVLASRNEKKAVPFCQ, encoded by the coding sequence ATGGAAGGGGATAGGGCCTTTGGTCTGCCGGACGGCGTTCTTGCAAAAATCATTGAAGCGGTTTTTGCATGTGAGGGTGTGAGAGAGCTTCTTCTCTTTGGCTCAAGGGCAAAGGGCAATTTCCGAACCGGATCAGATATTGACCTTGCCCTTGTGGGAGAGGGGCTGACCCTGAAGGATCTGAACCGTATCCGTGTACGGCTGGATGATCTCTGCCTTCCCTACACCATCGACCTTGTGGACTATGGAAATATTCAGGATCTGCGGGTAAAGGCGCACATTGACCGCAAAGGCATTGTGCTGGCATCCCGGAATGAAAAAAAAGCGGTTCCCTTTTGCCAGTAA
- a CDS encoding nucleotidyltransferase substrate binding protein, whose protein sequence is MPEDIRWQQRFANFRNAFAELRHAADLSQQRELSMLEKQGLIQAFEYTHELAWNVMKDFFLYQGNSAIRGSRDAIREAFKYGLIEDGESWMETIQTRNQTLHTYDRRMAEAVVETVLGSYCGLFREFERRMEEIEREEDGRG, encoded by the coding sequence ATGCCCGAAGACATCCGCTGGCAGCAAAGGTTTGCCAATTTCAGAAATGCCTTTGCGGAGCTGCGCCATGCCGCCGACCTGTCTCAGCAGCGGGAGCTGAGTATGCTGGAAAAACAGGGGCTGATTCAGGCCTTTGAATATACCCACGAGCTGGCATGGAATGTGATGAAGGATTTTTTTCTTTATCAGGGCAACAGTGCCATACGGGGTTCACGGGATGCCATCCGTGAAGCCTTCAAATACGGTCTGATTGAGGACGGAGAAAGCTGGATGGAAACCATTCAGACAAGAAATCAGACCTTACACACCTATGATCGCCGCATGGCAGAGGCGGTGGTGGAAACGGTTCTCGGCAGTTACTGCGGCCTTTTCAGGGAATTTGAACGCAGGATGGAAGAGATTGAGCGGGAAGAAGATGGAAGGGGATAG
- a CDS encoding translation initiation factor IF-2 N-terminal domain-containing protein yields the protein MIDKIILLNDQPIDGSESSREDGLGFSTYSDIIASTIKGTPGPFTIGIFGEWGTGKTSLLNLIKDKLSSDYNVIPVWFNAWMYEKEEHPLLPLIATIVKEIHKSNDFWRDMGERKDGVLNALKSVAYGFSASTKLKVPGFAEIEAGFVAKDMIERNQIISSDPLLDKSIYYNSFDRLSSINLLKNRRIVIFIDDLDRCFPDKAIKLLESIKLVLFQKGFVFVLGVARQVIEGYLSHKYKNDFGLEQFEGQKYLDKIVQLSFPIPPHTQRAKDFLAVLTNQLNDNDSKALSPILPIVGAACAYNPRGIVRFINNLLIDRAISNVLFSDSENIPIGFFAVTRGLQQRWIDVYELLISSEDLCQKIAEIERHSLADEDMGKNDSFSVIIFELSKDKDLQDFIFTKEGNEWLTNSGFRNFAIDFLKTQRQQGEEDKLYEHSPHCRVYELAKELNMTNKVLLDKLGGIGVEVRSHMSMLTKDEYENIINHVKNSRTNLT from the coding sequence ATGATAGATAAAATTATTTTATTAAATGATCAACCTATAGATGGAAGTGAAAGCAGCAGAGAAGATGGTTTGGGATTTTCTACGTATTCTGATATTATTGCAAGTACAATTAAAGGCACTCCCGGCCCGTTCACTATAGGTATTTTTGGCGAATGGGGTACTGGAAAAACAAGCTTGCTAAATCTTATCAAAGATAAGCTGAGTTCAGATTATAATGTTATTCCTGTGTGGTTTAACGCATGGATGTATGAAAAGGAAGAGCATCCACTTTTACCTTTGATTGCAACAATAGTAAAAGAAATTCATAAAAGTAATGATTTTTGGAGAGATATGGGTGAAAGAAAAGATGGTGTTTTAAATGCTTTAAAGTCAGTTGCTTATGGTTTTTCTGCAAGTACTAAATTAAAAGTACCTGGCTTTGCTGAAATTGAAGCAGGTTTTGTTGCAAAGGATATGATTGAGCGCAATCAAATTATCTCTTCTGATCCTCTTTTGGATAAATCAATATATTATAATTCTTTTGATAGGCTATCTTCAATTAATCTTTTAAAAAATAGAAGAATTGTAATTTTTATTGATGATTTAGATAGATGTTTTCCTGATAAAGCTATAAAATTACTGGAAAGTATTAAGTTGGTTCTCTTCCAGAAAGGATTTGTTTTTGTGTTGGGAGTTGCTCGCCAGGTAATCGAAGGATATCTGAGTCATAAGTATAAAAATGATTTTGGTCTTGAGCAGTTCGAAGGTCAAAAGTATTTAGATAAAATAGTTCAACTTTCTTTTCCTATACCACCACATACCCAGCGAGCTAAAGATTTTTTGGCTGTCTTGACAAATCAGCTTAATGATAATGATTCTAAGGCTTTAAGCCCTATTCTTCCTATCGTTGGAGCTGCTTGTGCGTATAATCCTAGGGGCATAGTTCGTTTTATAAATAACTTATTGATTGATCGTGCAATAAGCAATGTTCTTTTTTCAGATTCAGAGAATATTCCAATAGGTTTTTTTGCTGTTACTAGAGGACTGCAACAAAGATGGATAGATGTTTATGAACTTTTAATATCGTCAGAAGATCTTTGTCAAAAAATAGCTGAAATAGAAAGGCACTCTTTGGCTGATGAAGATATGGGCAAAAATGATTCTTTTTCAGTTATTATTTTTGAGTTGTCGAAAGATAAAGATTTGCAGGATTTTATATTTACTAAAGAAGGCAATGAATGGCTAACAAATAGTGGGTTTAGGAATTTTGCTATAGACTTTTTAAAGACGCAGAGACAGCAAGGTGAAGAAGATAAGCTTTATGAGCATTCTCCACATTGTCGAGTGTATGAACTTGCGAAAGAGTTAAATATGACAAATAAAGTATTGCTAGATAAGTTAGGTGGAATTGGAGTAGAGGTTAGATCTCATATGTCTATGTTAACTAAAGACGAGTATGAAAATATAATCAATCATGTAAAAAATAGTCGGACTAATCTTACTTGA
- a CDS encoding restriction endonuclease subunit S: MKDEDLQDCWTVAKIGEICDLINGRAFKPSEWSQKGLPILRIQNLNNPNASFNYFDGSFDDKHRVNNGDLLFAWSGTPGTSFGAHIWKRENSVLNQHIFKVVFDENSINKSFFCYAINQKLDELILSAHGGVGLRHITKSKFENTNIVLPSWSEQKEIASRLDDLLTRIDRLKTRLDAIPQILKRFRQSVLAAAVSGRLTEVENKDKTKWIFEKISSFCESISDGDHQAPPRSEKGIPFLVISDLSKGFVNFENVTRWVPNEYYESIKEIRKPRKYDILYTVTGSFGISVVVNDDKEFCFQRHIALLKPKHDKVNYKFLQILLSSPEGFQQASTSATGTAQKTVSLKSLRNFIFYFPPIQEQDEIVRRVEQLFAFADQIENRVKDARAKAEHMTPSVLARAFRGELTADWREQHPHLISGENSAKALLEKIRSQKESLKPAKKTRTRSTDRKKD; this comes from the coding sequence ATGAAAGATGAGGATTTGCAAGACTGTTGGACGGTAGCAAAAATTGGTGAAATTTGCGATTTGATAAATGGGAGAGCCTTTAAGCCCTCGGAATGGTCACAAAAAGGATTACCAATATTACGCATTCAAAACTTAAACAACCCTAATGCATCATTCAATTACTTTGACGGTAGTTTTGATGATAAGCATAGGGTAAATAATGGGGATTTACTTTTTGCATGGTCGGGTACTCCTGGTACTTCTTTTGGTGCACATATTTGGAAGAGAGAAAATTCTGTTTTAAATCAGCATATTTTTAAAGTTGTATTTGATGAAAATAGCATTAATAAAAGTTTTTTTTGTTATGCAATCAACCAAAAGCTTGATGAGCTAATTCTGAGTGCTCACGGCGGTGTTGGTTTGAGACATATAACAAAGTCAAAATTTGAAAACACAAATATTGTATTGCCTTCATGGTCTGAGCAGAAAGAAATTGCTTCCCGGCTGGACGACCTCCTGACTCGCATCGACCGCCTGAAAACCCGGCTGGATGCCATCCCCCAGATTCTGAAACGCTTCCGTCAGTCCGTCCTTGCCGCCGCCGTAAGTGGCAGGCTGACGGAGGTGGAAAATAAGGACAAAACTAAATGGATATTTGAAAAGATAAGTAGTTTTTGTGAAAGTATATCAGATGGAGATCACCAAGCCCCACCGCGATCGGAAAAGGGCATTCCTTTTTTGGTAATTTCTGATCTCAGCAAAGGTTTTGTGAATTTTGAAAATGTAACTCGTTGGGTACCAAATGAATATTATGAGAGTATTAAAGAGATAAGAAAGCCAAGAAAATATGATATTCTTTATACTGTAACAGGTTCATTTGGTATTTCTGTTGTAGTGAATGATGATAAGGAGTTTTGTTTTCAAAGACATATTGCGCTTTTAAAACCTAAACATGACAAGGTAAATTATAAATTTTTGCAAATATTATTATCATCGCCGGAAGGTTTTCAGCAAGCAAGTACATCTGCAACCGGGACAGCTCAGAAAACAGTCTCTTTGAAGTCTTTACGGAACTTTATTTTTTACTTTCCACCAATACAGGAACAAGACGAAATAGTTCGTCGTGTGGAACAACTCTTTGCCTTCGCAGATCAGATCGAAAACCGGGTCAAAGATGCAAGGGCCAAAGCAGAACACATGACCCCTTCCGTCCTTGCCAGAGCCTTCCGTGGAGAACTCACCGCAGACTGGCGGGAGCAGCATCCGCATCTCATCTCCGGCGAAAACTCCGCCAAAGCCCTGCTGGAAAAAATCCGGTCGCAGAAAGAAAGCCTCAAACCCGCCAAAAAAACCCGTACCCGTTCTACTGATAGGAAAAAGGACTGA
- a CDS encoding N-6 DNA methylase, producing the protein MTASDIVQKLWNLCDVLRDDGINYSDYVTELVLLLFLKMEHENRDAGVMNHHAIPEGCRWPDISSKSGISLMIHYRQTLLDLSKSDDPLIAAIYADAQTRMREPRHLEQLIRALDQIDWFSAREDGLGDLYEGLLEKNASETKSGAGQYFTPRPLINCMVRCMDPKPGEIIQDPAAGTAGFLIAADRHIKDATDELFALPVAQQEFQRRRAFTGIELVPGTRRLALMNCLLHNMEGDAEGVVHLGNALGQAGRNLPDADLILANPPFGTSKGGEASITRDDLTFRTSNKQLAFLQHIYRGLKPGGRAAVVLPDNVLFEAGAGTDIRRDLMEKCTLHTLLRLPTGIFYAHGVKTNVLFFTRGTVENPRQEEGCTKKVWVYDLRTNMPAFGKRTPFGETHLAPFESVYAMQPRKEGEWSFGAEEAEATENCINEGVDQDLRTSRWRSFDREWIREKKGDSLDITWLKDSDSVDAENLPDPDVLAAEAMAELTEALRELDGLMEALGKGDEAAVQKKLLAEVLGMGDL; encoded by the coding sequence ATGACCGCCTCAGATATTGTTCAGAAACTCTGGAACCTCTGCGACGTCCTCCGGGACGACGGCATCAACTATTCCGACTATGTCACAGAACTGGTTCTTCTTCTTTTCCTTAAAATGGAACACGAAAACCGGGACGCAGGCGTGATGAACCACCACGCCATTCCAGAAGGCTGCCGCTGGCCGGATATCTCCTCAAAATCCGGCATCAGCCTTATGATCCACTACCGACAGACCCTTCTGGATCTTTCAAAAAGCGATGATCCCCTCATTGCCGCCATCTACGCCGATGCCCAGACCCGGATGCGGGAACCCCGCCATCTGGAACAGCTCATCCGTGCTCTGGATCAGATCGACTGGTTCAGCGCCCGTGAAGACGGCCTTGGTGACCTCTACGAGGGCCTTCTTGAAAAAAATGCCAGCGAAACCAAGTCCGGCGCAGGCCAGTATTTTACGCCCCGGCCCCTCATCAACTGCATGGTTCGCTGTATGGACCCAAAACCCGGAGAAATCATTCAGGACCCCGCCGCAGGCACCGCAGGTTTTCTCATTGCCGCAGACCGCCACATCAAGGATGCCACGGACGAGCTTTTTGCCCTTCCCGTGGCACAGCAGGAATTTCAGCGCAGACGGGCTTTCACGGGCATTGAGCTGGTTCCCGGCACCCGGAGGCTGGCCCTGATGAACTGTCTTCTGCACAATATGGAAGGCGATGCCGAAGGCGTTGTGCATCTGGGCAACGCTCTGGGGCAGGCCGGACGCAACCTCCCCGATGCAGACCTCATCCTTGCCAATCCGCCCTTTGGCACATCCAAGGGAGGGGAGGCCAGCATCACGAGGGATGACCTCACCTTCCGCACCAGCAACAAGCAGCTTGCCTTTCTTCAGCACATCTACCGGGGTCTGAAACCCGGAGGCCGGGCCGCCGTGGTGCTGCCGGACAATGTACTTTTTGAGGCCGGAGCAGGAACGGACATCCGCCGGGATCTCATGGAAAAATGTACCCTGCACACCCTTCTCCGTCTGCCCACGGGTATTTTCTACGCCCACGGCGTGAAAACCAATGTGCTCTTTTTCACACGGGGAACTGTGGAAAACCCCCGTCAGGAGGAAGGCTGCACAAAAAAGGTCTGGGTCTATGATCTGCGCACCAACATGCCTGCCTTTGGCAAGCGCACGCCCTTTGGTGAAACCCACCTTGCGCCCTTTGAAAGCGTGTACGCCATGCAGCCCAGAAAGGAGGGGGAATGGTCCTTTGGTGCCGAAGAAGCCGAAGCCACGGAAAACTGCATCAATGAGGGCGTGGATCAGGATCTGCGCACCAGCCGCTGGCGTTCCTTTGACCGGGAATGGATACGGGAGAAAAAGGGAGATTCCTTAGACATTACATGGCTCAAGGACAGCGACAGCGTGGATGCGGAAAACCTGCCCGACCCCGATGTGCTGGCTGCCGAAGCCATGGCCGAGCTGACCGAGGCCCTGCGGGAGCTGGACGGACTCATGGAGGCTCTGGGCAAGGGCGATGAGGCTGCTGTGCAGAAGAAACTGCTGGCTGAGGTGCTGGGGATGGGGGATCTATAA